The following are encoded in a window of Bdellovibrio svalbardensis genomic DNA:
- the ubiG gene encoding bifunctional 2-polyprenyl-6-hydroxyphenol methylase/3-demethylubiquinol 3-O-methyltransferase UbiG, translated as MDALRDRQIINNAIYDHLNEKWYAAHDHPIAVLRAESREKLNWALPLLLEKNSRTVLDVGCGAGFVANFLAQKNFQLTGLDFSQPSLDIAKKMDLTHSVRYIQGDAYHLPFAENSFDAVIVFDFLEHVSEPQLVIAEIARVLKPGGQMLFHTFGRNFLSWMIAIKGMEWFVKSTPHDLHVISLFIKPKEIESYCQQAGMKVTGFIGIRPILNRAFFKLLYSGVVPENLVFRQTPMKLLSYCGQAIKETSPSRN; from the coding sequence ATGGATGCATTAAGGGATCGCCAAATCATCAATAATGCAATTTATGACCATCTTAATGAAAAGTGGTATGCCGCCCACGATCACCCCATCGCTGTACTCAGAGCCGAGTCCCGGGAAAAATTAAATTGGGCCTTGCCTCTTCTTTTAGAGAAAAATTCGAGAACAGTTTTGGATGTCGGTTGCGGCGCTGGTTTTGTCGCCAATTTTTTGGCGCAAAAGAATTTTCAACTCACCGGTTTGGATTTCTCTCAGCCTTCGCTGGATATTGCAAAGAAAATGGATCTCACTCATTCCGTTCGTTACATTCAAGGCGATGCCTATCACTTGCCTTTCGCAGAAAATTCTTTTGATGCCGTGATCGTTTTTGATTTTTTAGAACATGTTTCCGAGCCTCAGCTGGTTATTGCCGAAATCGCGCGCGTACTGAAGCCCGGTGGGCAAATGCTCTTTCATACTTTCGGCAGAAATTTCCTATCATGGATGATTGCCATCAAAGGCATGGAGTGGTTTGTGAAAAGCACTCCGCATGACCTTCATGTTATTTCCTTATTTATCAAACCCAAAGAAATCGAAAGCTATTGCCAACAAGCGGGAATGAAAGTCACCGGCTTTATCGGTATACGCCCGATTCTGAACCGTGCCTTCTTTAAGCTCCTCTATTCCGGTGTTGTCCCAGAGAATCTCGTCTTCAGACAGACGCCAATGAAGCTTCTGTCCTATTGCGGCCAGGCCATCAAAGAAACTTCACCAAGCAGGAATTAA
- the asnS gene encoding asparagine--tRNA ligase has translation MQTTLVKSLFRDTEKHLDKEVQLSGWVRKIRDQKSFGFIELNDGSFFKGVQVVFDSNLSNFEEIAKLSIASSVYVTGKVVKSQGAGQTFEVIASKVEVYQKASAEYPLQNKRHTFEFLREIAHIRPRGNTFSAVFRVRSVLSYAIHKFFQEQGFVNVHTPIITGSDAEGAGEMFRVTTLKLDKPPRNADGTIDSTQDFFGKETNLTVSGQLNGETFCAAFRNIYTFGPTFRAENSNTSRHAAEFWMIEPEIAFADLSANMELGEAMIKYIIRYVMEQCPEEMEFFSQFIEKGLFEKLNNVLNNDFGKVTYTEAVEILKRSGKKFEYPVEWGIDLQSEHERFLAEEHFKKPVFVTDYPKEIKAFYMKLNPDQKTVRAMDLLAPGIGEIIGGSQREDNLELLEARMKEVNLHPEDYSFYLDLRRYGSFPHSGFGLGFERMLMYITGMTNIRDVIPFPRTPKNALF, from the coding sequence ATGCAAACGACTCTTGTAAAATCACTTTTTAGAGACACTGAAAAACATCTCGATAAAGAAGTTCAGCTTTCAGGCTGGGTCAGAAAAATTCGCGATCAAAAAAGCTTCGGCTTCATTGAACTCAATGACGGCAGTTTCTTTAAAGGGGTGCAGGTCGTTTTCGACAGCAATCTTTCAAACTTCGAAGAGATCGCGAAACTTTCTATCGCAAGCTCTGTTTATGTCACTGGCAAAGTGGTGAAATCGCAAGGTGCAGGCCAAACTTTCGAAGTGATCGCTTCCAAAGTTGAAGTTTATCAAAAGGCCTCTGCAGAATATCCGTTGCAAAACAAACGACATACTTTCGAGTTCTTGCGCGAAATCGCCCACATCAGACCGCGTGGAAACACCTTCTCTGCAGTCTTCCGTGTGCGCTCGGTTTTGTCCTATGCAATTCACAAATTTTTTCAAGAGCAAGGTTTCGTGAACGTTCACACTCCGATCATCACTGGGTCTGACGCTGAAGGTGCTGGTGAAATGTTCCGTGTTACAACTTTGAAGTTGGACAAACCGCCTCGCAATGCGGATGGAACAATTGATTCCACTCAAGACTTCTTCGGCAAAGAAACAAACCTTACGGTCAGCGGTCAGTTGAACGGTGAAACTTTCTGTGCGGCCTTTAGAAACATTTATACTTTTGGCCCAACCTTCCGCGCTGAAAACTCAAACACGTCTCGCCATGCAGCTGAGTTCTGGATGATTGAACCAGAAATCGCATTTGCCGATCTTTCTGCAAACATGGAATTGGGTGAAGCGATGATCAAATACATCATTCGCTACGTGATGGAGCAATGTCCGGAAGAAATGGAGTTCTTCAGTCAGTTTATTGAAAAAGGTCTTTTCGAGAAATTGAACAACGTCCTTAACAATGACTTTGGCAAAGTGACTTACACTGAAGCTGTCGAAATCTTGAAAAGATCCGGTAAGAAATTCGAATACCCAGTTGAATGGGGTATCGACTTGCAGTCTGAGCATGAAAGATTCTTGGCGGAAGAACATTTCAAAAAACCGGTCTTCGTGACTGATTATCCAAAAGAGATCAAAGCCTTCTATATGAAACTCAATCCGGATCAAAAGACCGTCAGAGCGATGGACTTGCTGGCTCCGGGCATTGGCGAGATCATCGGTGGCTCGCAAAGGGAAGACAATCTTGAGTTGCTGGAAGCGCGTATGAAGGAAGTGAACCTTCACCCTGAAGACTACTCATTCTATTTGGATCTGCGTCGCTATGGCAGCTTCCCGCACTCTGGCTTCGGTTTGGGCTTCGAGCGCATGTTGATGTACATCACCGGTATGACCAATATTCGTGACGTGATTCCGTTCCCTCGCACCCCTAAGAATGCTTTGTTCTAG
- a CDS encoding sensor histidine kinase, which translates to MERNRERKSRFALTVSFFILSLFFLICASAWFILSVFSRSIEDNLEKVYKTQAQSVGEQIGSQFFERYGDVQAMAQAASLALDVPNSKKRLVELLNRYARLYRLYDFIMVVDMTGQIIAVNSEDVMGGKLTPAMFSAMDVKHADWFAKPVAGIFTEDRGRNLQGTFFYLQESDPEVVKIYNDKSVRALFSALIYKNNRPVGVIVSHSRLDWLTLEVQEQYRKFIKLGMGSSAIRVIDGAGKVLAGYGTQESFADVKKTDEGILIEAPIESPRFPMSLDWRVQIFSPRSDVRQFVQYWKIYYILLASIFFVVSAMVTVYFGRRFKLLALEYEQAIAAQTQLEDRVQERTQALEENIREIKIMQNQMIAQEKMAGLGIMATGLAHEIKNPLNIVLNSAQFLKDYYLPDDASKVDVKEAREFTDMIVKHSERIDSLIKTILMSAHRDSKLPEVVDVNELISESLQILLKTFQIQHQVAMPAELKTSRTPANVKVDIEELRRVILNLMDNSIYSLWRKWGKENIQQALLKIQIETLDKQVRITVEDNGLGIPEAEKKNIFTPFFTTKEPGQGTGLGLVMSADILKKYSGTIRFESEENKYCRFYIELPMHKEPV; encoded by the coding sequence ATGGAACGAAATAGGGAACGAAAGAGCCGTTTCGCTCTGACTGTATCATTTTTCATTTTATCTCTCTTTTTTCTAATCTGTGCCTCGGCCTGGTTCATTCTTTCTGTATTTTCGCGCTCCATCGAGGACAATCTTGAGAAAGTGTATAAAACCCAGGCTCAGTCCGTCGGTGAGCAGATCGGCTCGCAGTTTTTTGAGCGTTACGGCGATGTGCAAGCGATGGCACAAGCCGCAAGTTTGGCGCTGGATGTGCCCAATTCGAAAAAGCGTCTGGTGGAACTCTTGAACAGGTATGCCCGGCTGTATCGTCTTTACGACTTTATTATGGTCGTTGATATGACGGGCCAGATTATTGCCGTGAACAGTGAAGACGTTATGGGGGGAAAGCTTACACCTGCGATGTTTTCAGCGATGGATGTTAAGCATGCCGATTGGTTTGCAAAACCTGTTGCGGGAATTTTTACCGAGGATCGCGGCAGAAATCTTCAAGGGACTTTTTTCTATCTTCAAGAGTCTGATCCTGAAGTTGTCAAAATCTACAACGACAAATCGGTGCGCGCTTTGTTCTCGGCATTGATATACAAAAACAATCGCCCCGTGGGGGTGATCGTCAGTCACTCGCGGTTAGACTGGCTGACTCTGGAAGTGCAGGAGCAATATCGGAAATTTATAAAGCTCGGGATGGGCTCCAGTGCTATTCGGGTGATTGATGGCGCGGGGAAAGTCCTCGCAGGCTATGGGACTCAGGAATCCTTTGCGGATGTTAAAAAGACTGACGAGGGAATCTTGATTGAGGCCCCGATTGAAAGTCCTCGATTTCCGATGAGTCTGGATTGGCGCGTGCAGATCTTTAGTCCTCGTTCCGACGTTCGACAGTTTGTTCAGTATTGGAAGATCTACTATATTCTGTTGGCCTCAATCTTCTTTGTCGTTTCCGCCATGGTGACGGTTTATTTTGGCCGCCGCTTTAAGCTTCTGGCTTTGGAGTATGAACAAGCCATCGCGGCACAAACTCAACTTGAAGATCGCGTTCAAGAGCGGACCCAGGCTTTGGAAGAAAACATTCGCGAAATCAAAATCATGCAGAATCAAATGATTGCGCAAGAGAAAATGGCTGGTTTGGGAATCATGGCTACGGGGCTCGCCCATGAAATTAAAAATCCCCTGAACATCGTACTTAATTCAGCACAGTTCCTGAAAGACTATTATCTGCCGGATGACGCTTCAAAGGTGGATGTCAAAGAGGCCCGAGAGTTCACGGACATGATTGTTAAACATTCGGAACGTATTGATTCGCTGATTAAAACAATTCTTATGTCAGCACATCGGGATTCCAAATTGCCAGAGGTTGTAGATGTGAATGAACTCATCTCGGAAAGTTTACAGATTTTATTAAAGACCTTTCAGATTCAGCATCAAGTGGCAATGCCGGCGGAGTTAAAAACTTCGCGAACACCAGCGAATGTGAAGGTTGATATCGAAGAATTGCGGCGCGTGATTTTGAATCTGATGGACAACTCGATCTATTCGCTATGGCGCAAGTGGGGGAAAGAAAATATCCAGCAAGCTCTCTTGAAAATTCAAATCGAAACTCTGGACAAGCAAGTGAGGATCACCGTCGAGGATAATGGACTGGGTATCCCCGAAGCTGAAAAGAAAAATATATTTACGCCATTTTTTACGACGAAGGAGCCGGGGCAGGGGACAGGATTGGGCCTGGTCATGAGTGCGGATATATTGAAAAAGTATAGTGGTACAATCCGCTTTGAGTCCGAAGAAAACAAGTACTGTCGGTTCTATATCGAGCTCCCAATGCACAAGGAGCCTGTTTAG
- a CDS encoding tail fiber domain-containing protein, giving the protein MTYRHVLALFVLILLQTSMVLASPALLTYQGRIVKDDGTALEYSAVSFIFQITDPSGACVIYQEQINGYNMVNSKGVFDVPIGQGTVTYPTSGSFTVLDAFKNGQAFVCQGGAPYNSGASDSRKLRVQFYDGVGWKTISPDSVIRSVPFSGYAVSAQKLGDHVAADFLIKAGLPTCSAGTFLAWSGSNLTCESVAGASGGTVTNVTSTSAYLTVTSGTTTPALTVNVGTAANTVAAGNDSRIVNALQTGATAGGDLSGSYPNPTVAKINGTALSMSALTSGQALKYDGTNWINATLAISDIANLTTQLSNKLDQAKMPANCAANQTLTFSSPTGFWNCSDIAITGTAFGSQAANTVLAAPNGAAGNPTFRALTTADLPANAYDSTYFKNNGNSFGATATLGTNDNNSLEIKTNNTTRLTVNASGNVGVGTSGPSAKFEISKSPTATIDLLSVVDVDSTRKIRITKDAQIVAESTASSNNAIRSRMSGDTNDRLAISGGGRISFGDGTNPPDTYMERLASSAGLSMMGGNVGIGTTSPYALLSLSSNNNDTTIVSPDYSKDLILRNNNTTNGVYNSIGFFNSSGQVDSGIIAVHNNATGTYNSGSPATNKDSELQFQTSDPNNNGAVLTRLTIKGNGSVGIGTNAPSVSLDLGSKTDAILLPNGTTAQQPGSPSNGMLRYNTTTNLAEVYQSGAWVSLTTSAGGSNVTTNGSGAVTISAGGTNQNVTLQASGTGVVTSPSIVTITNSTASTAPNNGALVVSGGVGVSGNINAGGNIYSTGSISSDTSLYSPIVYGSTAASGTLTLDSTSHATKGNILLAPNGGQIGIGTTTPANRIDVVTNSAINEAIRITNSDSTNPNAQASFQAYNDKNGIIMGVLGSANTLTGYGAPGDSYIYNAGGTSDGTKNLNIINNQPSGKIRFYNGSTANGTIRMMIDSNGKVGIGNSAPQASLHLSPTNTAGTQEALRISDQGSGANEGGWIQFDSSGKPDQVRIGQLSATNGSNFVISTNSANAGTPTERLRVDPNGFVGLGNSSPTYKIDILGSGYVASSIKMKRTDVTGIGPGTDFYTAADATESATSQTVANKGLGQLNFYGTNETGASAPNPSARISAYTSENTTTTTTGGSLRFQTTTTGANGLTEVMRLIDGKVGIGTSAPTTSLDMGNTFYSGTPTTLAQLINKVSLWNNGATPNYGLGVSTAALNITAGEAAARIAFHTGGANERMRIDSSGNVGINITNPTNKLDVGGLSQSGSYSTSDGARFHEGNLGINFGGNDAGTFGWIQGTNAGTGAANIVMQRFGGSVGIGTTTPGYKLDVQGGGVNASGGYTQTSDIRLKTNVEYLQSKDSLEKISSLRGIHYDWKDQTKLGTDRQIGLIAQDVEKVFPEAVKKNSEGFLSVSYSNLVAPVIEAIKELFKNSEHQARAIASVQAENEKLKQENAEIKARLEKIEKVLNSKDLK; this is encoded by the coding sequence ATGACTTACCGGCACGTACTTGCTTTATTCGTTCTTATATTGCTGCAAACCTCTATGGTGCTGGCGTCGCCTGCGTTGCTGACCTATCAAGGTCGCATCGTTAAAGACGATGGAACAGCTCTTGAGTATTCTGCGGTCTCTTTTATTTTTCAAATCACGGATCCTTCCGGCGCCTGTGTCATCTATCAAGAGCAAATTAACGGTTACAATATGGTGAACTCGAAAGGTGTATTCGATGTGCCTATCGGGCAAGGAACTGTCACCTATCCGACTTCAGGTTCATTCACTGTTTTAGACGCCTTTAAAAATGGCCAGGCCTTTGTGTGCCAAGGTGGCGCTCCCTACAATTCTGGCGCGAGTGATTCACGAAAACTGCGTGTACAATTTTATGATGGGGTTGGTTGGAAAACGATCTCGCCTGATTCAGTGATTCGTTCCGTGCCTTTTTCTGGCTACGCAGTCTCGGCCCAAAAACTTGGCGATCATGTTGCCGCCGACTTCTTAATAAAAGCGGGCTTGCCCACTTGTTCTGCGGGAACTTTTCTTGCCTGGAGTGGATCCAATTTAACCTGTGAATCTGTCGCTGGTGCTTCTGGTGGTACTGTTACGAATGTCACTTCAACAAGTGCTTACCTCACCGTCACCTCCGGAACGACGACACCGGCATTGACTGTCAATGTGGGAACAGCGGCCAACACGGTCGCTGCCGGAAATGATTCGCGTATCGTCAATGCTCTTCAAACTGGCGCGACTGCGGGCGGTGATCTTTCCGGATCCTATCCCAATCCAACAGTGGCAAAGATCAATGGCACAGCATTATCAATGTCAGCGCTTACTTCAGGTCAGGCCTTGAAATATGATGGCACGAACTGGATCAATGCCACTTTGGCTATCTCTGATATCGCAAATCTTACGACTCAGCTAAGCAACAAACTGGATCAAGCGAAAATGCCAGCGAACTGCGCTGCAAATCAAACACTCACGTTCTCCTCACCGACTGGTTTTTGGAATTGCTCTGACATTGCCATCACTGGGACTGCGTTTGGTTCACAAGCTGCGAATACGGTTTTGGCTGCTCCCAATGGAGCTGCTGGCAATCCTACGTTTAGAGCACTCACGACAGCGGATCTTCCTGCAAATGCCTATGACTCCACTTATTTTAAAAATAATGGAAACAGTTTTGGTGCGACGGCCACTTTGGGAACAAATGATAACAACTCCCTCGAAATCAAGACGAACAACACCACTCGTTTGACTGTCAATGCCAGTGGCAATGTCGGTGTTGGAACCTCTGGTCCAAGCGCTAAATTTGAAATTAGTAAATCTCCGACAGCGACAATTGATTTATTGTCCGTGGTTGACGTTGACTCAACAAGGAAGATTCGTATTACAAAAGACGCGCAAATTGTGGCAGAGTCCACTGCAAGTTCAAACAATGCTATTCGCTCTAGAATGAGTGGAGACACAAATGATCGTTTGGCGATCAGCGGCGGTGGAAGAATTTCGTTTGGCGATGGCACAAATCCTCCAGACACTTATATGGAGCGATTAGCATCAAGTGCTGGTCTTTCTATGATGGGTGGTAATGTTGGTATTGGAACAACTTCACCCTACGCTCTTTTAAGCTTATCCTCTAACAACAATGATACGACTATCGTAAGTCCGGACTACTCAAAAGACTTAATATTGCGTAACAACAACACCACTAACGGCGTCTACAATTCGATCGGATTTTTTAACTCATCAGGGCAAGTCGACAGTGGAATTATCGCAGTTCATAATAACGCTACGGGTACTTACAACTCGGGCTCACCTGCCACTAATAAAGACTCCGAATTGCAATTTCAAACTTCTGATCCAAATAATAATGGTGCTGTGTTAACGAGATTGACCATTAAAGGGAATGGCAGTGTCGGGATTGGAACGAATGCGCCGTCTGTGTCTCTTGATTTAGGCTCAAAAACAGACGCGATACTTTTGCCTAACGGAACCACTGCCCAACAGCCCGGCTCTCCTTCTAATGGGATGCTTCGCTACAACACGACGACAAACTTGGCAGAGGTTTATCAAAGTGGCGCGTGGGTCAGCTTAACTACATCGGCGGGTGGCTCGAATGTAACTACGAATGGATCAGGTGCCGTCACGATTTCTGCAGGTGGGACAAACCAAAATGTGACATTGCAAGCGTCGGGAACTGGTGTTGTGACATCCCCAAGTATTGTCACTATTACGAACTCCACGGCTTCAACGGCTCCCAATAATGGAGCACTCGTCGTCAGCGGTGGCGTTGGAGTCAGTGGTAACATCAATGCTGGTGGAAATATTTATTCAACTGGAAGTATTTCCTCTGACACAAGTCTTTATTCCCCAATAGTTTATGGCAGCACTGCTGCTAGCGGCACTTTAACTTTGGATTCCACCTCTCATGCAACCAAAGGAAATATTCTGCTGGCTCCAAACGGGGGCCAGATAGGAATTGGAACAACTACGCCAGCAAACAGAATTGATGTTGTTACGAATTCAGCAATTAACGAAGCTATCCGCATCACAAATAGCGATTCAACAAATCCGAATGCTCAGGCTTCTTTCCAAGCCTATAACGACAAAAATGGAATCATTATGGGAGTCCTTGGCTCTGCAAATACGCTGACTGGATATGGCGCTCCGGGAGATTCATATATATACAACGCCGGCGGAACCAGTGATGGCACGAAGAACTTAAATATCATCAATAACCAACCCTCTGGTAAGATTCGTTTCTATAACGGCAGCACTGCGAACGGCACAATAAGAATGATGATTGATTCAAATGGGAAAGTCGGTATCGGCAATTCAGCACCTCAAGCCTCATTGCATTTAAGCCCTACCAACACGGCAGGCACTCAAGAAGCTCTTCGAATTAGTGACCAGGGATCTGGCGCCAATGAAGGGGGCTGGATTCAATTCGACAGCTCAGGGAAACCAGATCAAGTTCGCATTGGTCAGCTTTCTGCAACCAACGGAAGTAACTTTGTTATTTCAACCAACTCGGCAAATGCTGGTACACCAACAGAACGTCTTCGTGTCGATCCAAATGGATTTGTTGGTCTTGGCAATTCGTCTCCAACTTATAAAATTGATATCTTGGGATCTGGATATGTCGCCAGTTCCATCAAGATGAAAAGAACTGATGTGACTGGCATTGGCCCGGGCACTGATTTCTATACCGCAGCTGATGCAACCGAATCTGCGACCTCCCAGACAGTCGCCAACAAGGGATTGGGACAACTTAATTTCTATGGCACAAATGAAACAGGCGCCTCTGCACCGAATCCTTCGGCCCGCATTTCCGCCTACACTTCAGAAAATACAACAACAACGACTACCGGCGGTTCACTGCGTTTCCAGACAACAACTACAGGTGCCAATGGCTTGACAGAAGTGATGCGTTTAATTGACGGCAAAGTTGGGATTGGAACATCAGCTCCCACAACATCTTTGGATATGGGCAATACTTTCTATTCAGGAACACCGACCACACTTGCCCAGCTCATTAATAAGGTTTCACTCTGGAATAATGGCGCAACACCCAATTATGGACTAGGCGTATCAACGGCTGCGTTAAATATTACTGCCGGTGAAGCTGCCGCTAGAATCGCGTTTCATACCGGAGGTGCCAATGAAAGAATGCGCATCGATTCTTCTGGTAACGTCGGTATCAATATCACCAATCCGACCAACAAACTTGATGTCGGAGGACTTTCGCAATCGGGCTCCTATTCCACCTCTGACGGCGCCCGATTTCACGAGGGAAACTTGGGCATTAATTTCGGCGGCAACGATGCCGGAACCTTTGGTTGGATCCAAGGTACCAATGCAGGCACCGGAGCAGCCAATATCGTGATGCAACGATTCGGCGGCAGCGTGGGTATTGGAACCACAACCCCTGGCTACAAGCTGGATGTTCAAGGTGGTGGTGTGAACGCCTCCGGTGGATACACTCAGACTTCAGATATTCGTTTGAAAACCAACGTTGAGTATCTTCAGTCTAAGGACTCACTCGAAAAAATTTCTTCGTTGCGCGGAATCCATTACGATTGGAAAGATCAAACCAAACTGGGCACGGATCGTCAGATTGGTCTGATCGCCCAGGACGTTGAGAAAGTTTTCCCAGAGGCTGTTAAAAAGAATTCTGAAGGCTTTCTGTCAGTGAGCTACTCAAACCTCGTGGCCCCAGTTATTGAAGCAATCAAGGAGCTATTTAAAAATTCTGAACATCAAGCGCGAGCGATTGCTTCGGTTCAAGCTGAAAATGAAAAACTGAAACAAGAGAATGCGGAGATCAAAGCTCGTTTAGAAAAAATCGAGAAAGTGCTCAACTCAAAAGATCTGAAATAG
- a CDS encoding LamG domain-containing protein codes for MNILSQRVLKNLIAFLFVGASSAQAQNLFFRGLLTADAQECRSLYNPQTPGYNTNLVAHWKMDGAAGVITNGATLSSGFTGGPTATATISSNSLSYTASGIINQGITANGTSADYISAGTPAALANLSAATWMMWIKVTAGSAIKLFYKSDNNSSNGYFLLIDSDRKLKFAKVHNGSNLQNFSSPLASAYFSNSWHQIVVTWNGTSTGTGAKLYMDGKELVYDVADPRFDTSSGNGSYVQNGTSGFASDATSPFILLGSPASTTTNPAAGAFSGTMDEFAVWNRVLNSTEIEKLYRHQKCN; via the coding sequence GTGAATATACTTAGTCAAAGAGTCTTAAAAAATCTGATTGCGTTTTTATTTGTGGGAGCATCCTCTGCACAAGCGCAAAACTTATTTTTTCGGGGACTCCTGACAGCTGATGCTCAAGAGTGCCGAAGTCTTTATAATCCGCAAACACCTGGCTATAACACCAATCTTGTCGCCCACTGGAAAATGGACGGTGCTGCTGGAGTAATCACCAATGGAGCCACTCTGAGCTCTGGCTTTACAGGCGGTCCTACGGCGACAGCGACTATTAGTTCCAACTCCCTCTCATACACCGCTTCTGGTATTATAAATCAAGGCATCACCGCTAACGGAACCTCCGCTGATTATATCAGCGCGGGAACACCTGCAGCGCTCGCCAATCTTTCTGCTGCAACCTGGATGATGTGGATTAAAGTGACTGCTGGGAGCGCGATAAAGCTATTCTATAAAAGCGACAACAACAGCTCTAACGGGTACTTTTTATTGATAGACAGCGATCGAAAACTGAAATTTGCGAAAGTACACAACGGTTCTAATCTGCAGAATTTTTCTTCCCCACTGGCCAGTGCTTATTTTTCAAATAGCTGGCACCAAATTGTAGTCACTTGGAATGGAACTTCAACAGGTACTGGCGCAAAACTCTACATGGATGGCAAAGAACTGGTTTACGACGTCGCGGATCCCCGATTCGACACGTCCAGCGGAAATGGCAGTTATGTTCAGAATGGCACTAGCGGTTTTGCGTCCGATGCAACCAGCCCCTTCATTCTGCTTGGCAGTCCAGCAAGTACGACAACAAATCCTGCCGCTGGCGCATTTTCTGGAACCATGGACGAGTTCGCTGTCTGGAATAGAGTTCTGAATTCGACAGAGATCGAGAAACTTTATCGTCACCAAAAGTGCAATTAA
- a CDS encoding substrate-binding periplasmic protein — translation MSWKHFITSVLPILFFLTSSSALAQQKRIKIALSEDYYPWSYGQLNKVQGMSVDILKEILEKQMNYQVQYVGLPWSRAQEDAFRGKYDALCSIASEKRLKFMNASKHPVFRGMVRVYIRNTPSELAKVKGIQDLKSLTQAPLIFNIYVGAGWAADHLPASKIEYSSSIESSIRKLVGGHGDVVVDNSLVVRYYLKKMNLEDKIKEIPIFIDNLDFYFLVNKNSKFNEDFEKFNKLFLAFSKTKAYRDILSKYPN, via the coding sequence ATGAGCTGGAAGCATTTCATTACATCGGTTCTGCCAATTCTGTTCTTTTTGACAAGCTCCTCCGCGCTGGCACAACAGAAAAGGATCAAGATCGCCTTGAGTGAGGACTACTATCCTTGGTCTTACGGACAGCTCAACAAGGTACAAGGCATGTCGGTGGATATCCTCAAAGAGATTCTGGAAAAACAGATGAACTATCAGGTCCAGTATGTGGGTCTTCCCTGGAGTCGCGCTCAGGAAGATGCCTTCCGGGGAAAATACGATGCCTTGTGCTCCATCGCCAGCGAGAAGCGGTTGAAGTTTATGAATGCGTCCAAGCACCCTGTCTTCCGAGGTATGGTAAGAGTTTACATTCGTAACACCCCCTCTGAACTGGCAAAAGTTAAGGGCATCCAAGACCTAAAATCCCTCACTCAGGCTCCACTTATTTTTAATATTTATGTTGGTGCCGGGTGGGCAGCAGATCATCTTCCTGCCAGCAAAATTGAATACTCCAGCAGTATTGAAAGCTCAATTCGAAAGCTAGTGGGAGGTCACGGCGATGTCGTTGTCGATAACAGTCTTGTCGTCAGGTATTATCTTAAGAAAATGAATCTCGAAGATAAGATCAAAGAGATTCCTATCTTTATCGACAACCTGGATTTCTATTTTTTAGTTAATAAAAATTCCAAGTTCAATGAGGACTTCGAAAAATTCAACAAGCTCTTTCTCGCCTTTTCCAAAACCAAGGCCTATCGGGATATTCTCAGCAAATATCCCAACTAG
- a CDS encoding KH domain-containing protein, producing the protein MNADNRAIPNVIRLRKTNSTPDSQKEELRHLIEMILKDLVSYPEDIQLTYADGDQTTVYTLNCPQRVIGQVLGTRGKNITGIRVLMTSISSRKGFRAIIEVPHYPNK; encoded by the coding sequence ATGAACGCAGACAACAGAGCAATCCCGAACGTCATCCGATTAAGAAAAACCAACTCGACACCTGATTCCCAAAAAGAAGAACTTCGACATTTAATCGAAATGATTCTGAAAGATCTTGTGAGCTATCCCGAAGATATTCAGCTGACCTATGCAGATGGAGATCAAACCACAGTTTACACCTTGAATTGTCCACAGCGAGTGATTGGACAGGTTCTTGGTACACGCGGGAAAAACATCACCGGCATTCGAGTTCTGATGACTTCAATTTCATCGCGCAAAGGTTTCAGAGCTATTATTGAAGTGCCTCATTATCCTAATAAGTAA